The Glycine soja cultivar W05 chromosome 19, ASM419377v2, whole genome shotgun sequence genomic sequence atatgttatatatttaccATGCATGCATGATAACACGAATATTGTTAATTATCCCAATATAGTTGGAGAATAGATGACCATTCATACAATGAAGTGGAAGTGAAATTGATCGAATAATTATAAGGGGATTGGAGAGGTGAAACCGTACGTGGAAGAGGAAAAGCCacacatattatattttattttattttttaccttgTCTTATGAATTGTCTTGtatttgcagtaaaaaaaaaatgaattgtctTGTAATACCAAGACAAGAATTTACCGAGAAATCCTGACAAAAGAGCATTGTGATCCAGTACGTAGGCCACATGTTGCACAAAAATCAATGAGTAAAAATCAAATCACATCGTGGTCCAGTACGTAGGCCACATGTTTCACAAAAATACAAATCCGTCATTGGAGTACTCTACTCAATAATTCCTtttaatagtatattttttgtataatcCTTCACAAATCACAATCACTTTGATGTTTTCTTTACTTAAGAATTACTCCATAAATACACGGGTCATATcctccaaattaattaaaatatacactATAGCTTTTTAGTAATAAAGCACAAGCCAGTATATTGTTAAATCAACTATAAACTATCATCATCACGCACCAacatcttaaatttttattctggaagaagatcttaaaaggaaaaaatcgaACTGATCCACTTTTCAGAATTAATTGAAACCATATATTTAGTGAATTAATTGTCTATATTCATAATTCTATTGATCATAAACATAAAGTTTCAAGCTTGTAGCAGATTCTTGAGTTGCTATTTCTCTGTGGTAAGTGTACAGATTTTGTGAGTTTGTTCATGTAAACTGAATCATTTTGTTTACAAGTGTGACTTATTACCTTACCAAATCAAAGTGAAAGATTTGAAAGTGAGGTGTATATATTACCTTATTTTAGCATGCAACTAAATCAAAGTATAAGTGAACTCCTAAAATGTGTCTAGCTAGTTCCAGCATATACGTTCAGAACATAATAGAAGATCAATCATCAATGATCACAAGGCCCACCCCTTTTTGCTTCACCAACTTACACAtttgaaaataacatttaaagggactgattttttattttcatggaaAGCAGAGGTTATCTTTCAAATAGGGACAAAAGACTAGAGTTACTATCTTCCAATATTAACTTTTAAGTGTAACTATggttaaatttcaattaaaaaatattaatacatgCAGATGCCTTTAGTGATTAGTAAGTTTAACTGTTTGAACTTTAAACATATGTGCTGGTTGAACAGTTTTAAAATTAACGTTACGAtccttttttttaaggattacTTATAAGTACTTTTGAGTAATTATTAgtttcaaactattttttttttttgaaaggcgaTTAGTTTCACACTATGAATATGAGATACCCTTAAtactgaaaatatatttatccaaTCATAATTAGGTAGTAGTTTAACTAATCTTGCATGCTACTAAAAGACATGAATCTCTCATGATTTCGGTCATATATGTACTCAATTGACAACTAggtataaaagaatttcaatttttggtggtaTTTATAGCAAATGCATATTGCATGGGGTAAAGCTATAAAGGTATAGCtgacagaaaaaaatattttaaagacaattttataacatttttttatgatggtttcaaaaatcgtctttgaagtcatcgtcttagaaagtgaatactttttaagatgatttttaaaccGTTTTAGGAGGTTTTTTTCTACATCCATTGTCTTATAAATTATCTTAGATTGTAGtgtttattgtttaaaaatgcaaaaaatgataGGATTCTATTTCATATATGCACCAATCATCCAATGTCACAGACAAAATTTGAGAGTAAAGAAACAATCATGTCAAACAAAATAGTATTTTCTGACTATGCTCATACCTTTGGATGATAGtttaatttgtgattgaatgatagattaaaaattatttacattttgtctctgcatatattatttactatttCCTTAATTACTATGTTCTTAACTTTGGTTGTGCAATTAGAGATAGGATCGGGAAGACCATTGATAGTGTGAGCATCTGAGACATTTAGTGTCAATTCTATTTGCATTGATTGATTTAACAGCTTTTGGGTCTGATTTCCACCACTCCCTTGCCGTTTTATTCAGGTTtgcatattagaaaaaaaaatgtaaaatttccaATATGTAGAGCTCATATATAGTGACACTAAATTCCATTATGTGGTTTAGAGGATCTCACCTTACCTAATATGATGGGGACTTCTCTGAAAGGTTGAGGGAATGGTTAAGGGACATGTCTTTTGGGAAGAATGACAATGGGACCATAGAGAGTTGTTCTAAGCCATGAGATATGTGCATGCTACCATAGTGTTCCTCTTTGACCAATGACTATGAAGTTGTACACAAAACTATCTTAAAATTCAtgcatataattataattattttttactggtTGATGAaggataaagtaaaaaaaaaaatattgataatgcatggaaattaaacttaatttatcATTCAATGAAATAAGAGATTGAAAGTGGAGTTGCCAACAAAATTCATGTTACTCACGACCATGGATCATCACCCCTGAGCATCATGTCATTTTCATCATCTGTGAAAGTAACAACCCATTAGTCTTGTGAACGCAGCTCTCCTCTGGTCTCAAGCAATTTCTTAAGTCCATCTATGAGATCATCATAGCCACTCAACGTGGTTAGGTCAAATGCATGACCAACAACAACACCTTGCATTTGCACCTTCTCAAGAATATTAAAGTCAACATATCCCTCAACTAAAAAACCattataacttaattaaaaaatgaaagtgaaatttgaaggaaaaaattggTTATTAGAGAATGTGACACTCTTGACTTTACCTACCTACCAATACCTTAGTCCGCGTCCTCATGGATGGTATAGTGGCCTAGTTGTTTTGCCACTCATTTGGTGATGCCTTAGAAACAATTTGCTTATGCCCTTTATTGGACAGTGAATAGTTGGGAGTTTGAACCCTCTTAGTTTAACATGCAATTGCAGGAATACATTCTTTGGGACCACTAGCAACAACACTTGAGCTTGAACCTCTCTAAATGAGTAGTAAGCAAATGCCTCCTTGGTTGACCTTATCACATTAATGAAAGGGATAAGAAAAATtcacaataataaagcatataTGAGTCATGTCctacaatatataaataaaaagtacttAAAATTTAGGAAAACATCGTTTCTTCTATTTCAAATCTATTAAACATTTACATTCACTCATTCAGTCTCAGTTAAAGGAAACTCAAAAGACCTAAATACCAATGCAGGCAACTTAGTAGCATGCTTTCGCAAAACTGAAAATCCTCCATGTGTTAAGCTTATAAGTTTTAACACCAGTTTCTCaactaaaaatctatttcattgacacaagttttttttttcaaatcataaAGCAGAATGAGACAGACACAGACCAATAATGAAGGGAAAGTCTATTTAGAAAAATTGTGACTCAATAACAAAACAAATGGACAAGACTGAACCATAAAAGGATAGGACAAGACTGAACCATAAAAGAGtggttttacaaaaaatattgtgaAATGTTATGTTCAACGATGGttatataaatatgaaatttattataattctttAGTTTTACCTTAAAGAGTTAATTCTAGATTTTATCCGAGTTAATATTTCAACTAATATATATGGTGACAGAATAATACTAGCATTATAGCTCGtagtttatgtatatatatatatatataaagaatgataattatattattgagaGATAATTAAGAATTTCTCATAATTTCAAGATCTCGATTGGCTTGTTGGTTTTGCTTAATTATTGAGTTGATGTTGGATTACATTTGTTTGCATGGAAGACTGCCTCGTACTTGCGAAGGAATAATGGTACGGTTGACGATTTTAGACAGGGATGtgtgagtgttttttttttttttttgtaattttgtttaaaatcaacaagaacatttttattattaaatggtATCAGAGGTACCTTAATAAGTTACAGAAAGAGATACAcaatgattaattaatattagataCTAATGCTAGATATTAATATCTCTTAACCACTATCATAAAAGCAACTATCCACTCTCTATCAATATCAATGACTGTCCTAGCTAGCtcaaatgttataaaataatatcacacCTGTCACTTTTACATATGTCaactttataaattacaaattgaAGAATTCTCTACCTAGACATGAACCTGTGCCATTAACACGATCTTCCTTTGCACCTGCGCATCTGCCCCTTCTTTGAATGCATGcattattttagtttctaatgCAATCATCAGAGCACGTACACGTAACACTGGTCATATGAGTAATCAAAAGAAACTTCCAGATATTTTAACCAAGTCCATATATGAAAAAATGAGTACGTTTCTTGAACAATCTTTTGCTTGTCAAATAGATCTCCTCTGAAGATGATATTGTTACTAGCTTTCCACATACATAGACCGCACCAAATCAATCCAAAAACAAATCCATTTATCACTAGCTTTTTTCCTCTCATTAATAAGAACATGTTGCAAAAAGTGTTTTATAATAGAACCAGGGAATACACCTTACACCAAAACGAAGAATGTAGTAGAGATTGATCCTCTTCCACTTTGCGAAGGGGACAAAGCCAAATTCCACAATTAttggtaatatttttctttttaaggttATTTCCAGTTGATAAACAATCTCTAAAAAGCCtacatagaaaatattttatttttgggggGATTTTTAGAGACCACgtgcctttaaaaaaattattttgagaatcaAAGTTATCAGTGtgtaaataaaatgagaatttaattttaatactaattaaaattatgtatgaaaaactaataaaataaagactattgattaaaaatacatCAAGagtaaatagtttatatactagaaaaagtaaaataaattatattatcattcaattataaactgccatattataaaaaatataaaaaaaaacatatatgataagtttgtactttaaatattataccaatcatattttctaattggtcgatagtataattttttttacactaataatgtatagaaattaaaattatttatataatctaattcaattttaaaaaatcttaaagatatttcaaatcttaattataaaattatagattaaataaattttggtcCCCAtaaaatttcagattttttgGATTACAGtcctaatgattttttttgtaattttaatttcttgtttatttCTATTGCTTATAATTAATCCTTGggagaaactaaaaatagaaaacaaaagaacgAAAGTTTAACTCCATGGAAATTAATTATgagtgataaaaataaataaaggactaaaaatatttttttaattaactagaACCTAAAGTGTGAAATTCTACACGGagcacaatttttgtttttcatttaacCTATAATAGTTTACTTAaatcattatataatataatataataaagtagataattatataaaatgttttaatactaaaatagtaaatggataatttaggaaaaaaataaaaataaattttttatgggaAGAATTTAAGTTAAACATACTAATagtgttaaaataaatttacatattctcatctaattataaattatcataagtAATACAAATGCTTACTttatattagttaatttaaaaattatatttaaggtgattaataatatgttaaccataaatctttttttttttactaagttAACAATAAATCTTTcctccttaaaaaaaaacagtaaatcaTTACACTCACTATacacaaaaattaaactcaGACCCTTGGATTAGCATGACTACTCTTAATagctaatataaaataattaattcgtAATAAATCCTTTGtttcaactttttaaaatatataagaaatgatTGCACTATACCAAACAAATGGTCCTTTGGACTCCATTGTGtgtatataaaactaattttacaaatataatatGTGCATATAAAACTATATAAAGTTCATGATCCAGTTTTCCAAACTTATGGGTGTCTTTGATCATGAAATGTGTGACATCTGTTTCTTTTTCAGCAATGGTGAATAGCTTTTCCCACAGACAGTTCTTTCCTCGTAGGGGACTCAGACAACGAGATCATCTGTCTCCTTTATTTTATGTTGAGGCCCTTTCAGCCATGTTAAGAAGATTAGTGGAATAAGGAGTGCTTTATGGTATAAAGGTGTCACACTCTGCCCCAATGATATCACATCTTTTCTTTGCAGGTGATAGCATGATTTTTGTTAGAGCAACAAGGGAGGAAGCCATGCATATCTCGTCCATTCTTCAAGCTTATGAACAAGCATCTGAggatcaaaaaattaattacagtaAATATGAACTTTCTTGCAACCGAAATGTTCTTAGTTTCTGAATTTGATGAGTTGACTCAACTGTTGGGAGTAAAGGAAGTGGAAAGACATGACAGATACTTGGGTCTCCCTACTTTGATTGGTAGATCCAAATCTCAAGTTTTCAGATTTGTAAGAGACATGGTGTGGAAGAAGCTAAAAGGCTGGAAGGAGAAAGCTTTGTCTAAGGGAGGGTAGgaaatattgataaaaatgtGGTTCAATCCATTATGTCCTATGTTGATGGGTTGTTTTTCCCTACCTCAGACCCTTTGCAACAAGATTGAGGGGCTAACCGCTAGATTTTTCTGAAGTGGTGACATAGAGAATAGAAAAATCCATTGGATGAGTTGGAGAAAATTGACCAGAcacaaaaaggaaggaggggatAGGTTTTCGTTTTGTTAAAGCTATTCTTGCCAAACAATGGTGGAGGTTTACTACAAATGAGGACTTGCTGGTTACAAGAGTGGTAAAGGCAAGATATTTTCCCAACAAAACTATCTAGGAAGCTACAAAGGCAAATAGGCCAAGCTTTATTTGGTCAAGCATTCTCGAAGCAAAATGGATCATGGAGGAGGGATGGGAAATGGTGCTACAATTAAGGTTTTCAAGGACCAAATGGGTGTCATGAGTGGAGAATGGCATTTTTTATATAGATATGAGAGTACATGACCTCATGAATGAAAGCTAGCCCCGGTTGCTGGAATGTGATCTTGGTGAATGACATTTTTCCTGAGAGCATAACTAGAGTAATCACTACTATACCAAACAGAATGATGAGTGTGACTGGTTGGATTTATTGGAAATATTCAAAAGATGGAGGTTACTTTGTAAAAATCAGGATATCATGTGGCATGTATGAAACATAACCCAGTGGAATCAAGCTCAAATCCTCAAAATGAGATATGAAACTTAGTGTGGAAATTAAGGAGGAGCGTTGCCAAAGTGCAAGAACTTAGCATGGAGAGTTGTGTTGAATATTCTGCCTATTTAGGAAGATGTATAAGAGGAGTAGAGGATGAGGTTGGGAGAATGCTTTTGAGTTTTGAGTTTCACTATAAGAGTTGGGAATTTAGTAGCACATTCGCTTGCCAATTTGGCCTTTGAGTTTGTTGATAATCGCTGGATAGAAGAGGTTCCCTTTCACTATATGTTTCTTTGAAACATTGTTGATCAATAAAATCCAGTAATTTTAccataaaaaaagtttatgatGCATTCCGTTCGAGTATTGAGAAAAATACACTTTATTTTAGGTTCAAGTATGATATTAGGAAAAGTCTAAAGAATAAAGTTCATGATTTATTAGACTTAATTCATTGGGTTTGATCTAATGGAGATCGAAGGAGATACAAATGTTAAATCacactaaataaaaatttaaaatgagatAAGAATTTACATTTAATATGgtttgtttgaataaatttttcttgGAGCATTttgaggagaagaaaaaaataaaataaatctcagcataaactaaaattagattaagtatagattaaaaatcatcttctagaaaagattttttgaaaaataaacttttataaattaGCCCAAGGATAATAATTGAACTAAAACAAGAAAATCCTAAGATCTAACAATAAAGTACTATTATATGTTCTtttgccttaaaaaaaaatcaaatctaataaaAGAAACTAATACCTTACAACAAGATAAATCAAGGTTTGAAtcctttcaaaaatatatttatatttaatgtaacAATCCATCAAACAAGATTACTTCTAAAATTTGaatacatgtaaaaaaaaaaaaaactaccatCAATCTCCAGCAGCAATTCATGTCGTGAGGTTACAAATAAAAATGGTGTGCTATTTATAAACGCAGCTAAACCATTGTCATCATTCACACAGTGGATGAATAAAGAGAACCTCAGTCAAAGACCCTGATCCAATCAGAAAGTCCAGTCAAACCAGCTCTTTTCAATCACCAAATCCCCACTGTACACACCTCCAAAAACCAAAAACCAacaatttcttccttttttttttttctttttcttttttctcttgattAAAGTTAACACCCCACCCACAACAAAATTCCACCTTCAATTAACTTCCTCTCACATTCTCTGCACTTTTATCTCCACATTTCCTCGCACCCCCCACAAGTCAATGGCACCACCTTCCCAACAACAGGGCTAGACCCAAACCCAAACCCCACCTTAAAAATCAAACCTTTCACACCCCCCACAACCCGTTTTCCCTTCCATGGATCGCAGCAACACCTTTTCCTCCTCGCTCCTTCTGTTGAGCTTGTTGGGGTTCCACCTCTTCTTTGTTTCGTCGCAGGTCGAAGACGACGTGACATGTCTCAAGGGCATCAAAGAAACCCTCTCCGACCCTCTGAACCGCCTCAGCAACTGGCGCTTCGACAACACAACCGTAGGTTTCATCTGCGATTTTGTCGGCGTGTCTTGCTGGAACCAAAGGGAGAACCGCGTCATAGGTTTGGACCTCCAAGACTTCAAGCTCTCGGGTAAGATCCCCGAGGCTCTAAAATACTGTGGAAAGAGCATTCAAAGGTTGGATCTTGCTTCAAATTCTTTCTCTTCGGAGATCCCACATGAGATCTGTACTTGGATGCCGTTTTTGGTTTCTATAGATTTGTCAAGTAACCAGCTTTCTGGGGTTATTCCACCCACAATTGATAACTGTTCATATCTTAATGAGTTGGTGTTGTCGAATAATCAGCTTTCTGGTTCGATTCCATTTGAGTTTGGGAATTTGGGTAGGCTCAAGAAGTTTTCTGTGGCCAATAATAGGCTTACTGGAACAATTCCTGCGTTTTTCAATGGATTTGATAGGGAGGGTTTTGAAGGGAATAGTGGGTTATGTGGGGGTCCTCTTGGAGGAAAGTGTGGTGGGATTAGTAAGAAGAATCTTGCTATTATTATTGCTGCTGGGGTGTTTGGTGCTGCTGCTTCATTGTTGCTGGCTTTTGGGTTGTGGTGGTGGTACCATTTGAGTGggaagaataagaagaagggTTATGGGGTTGGTTCTGGtggtgttggtggtggtggtggtggtgattggGCTATGAGGTTAAGAGGGTATAAGCTTGTGCAGGTTAGTCTCTTTCAGAAGCCTATTGTGAAGTTGAAGTTGGGGGATTTGATGGCTGCTACTAGTAATTTCAGCGAGGAGAATGTTCTTTTCACAACCAGGACGGGAGCAACGTATAAGGCTGATCTTCCGGATGGGTCTGCACTCGCGGTGAAGCGGTTGAGTGTGTGCAGGATCGGGGAGAAGCAGTTTGGGATGGAGATGAATCGGTTGGGGCAGGTTAGGCATCCGAATTTGGCGCCACTGTTGGGGTACTGTGTTGTGGAGGAGGAGAAGCTGTTGGTCTACAAGCACATGTCGAATGGGACGCTGTATTCGTTGTTGCATAGGAACGGTGGTGATGCGTTGGATTGGTTGATGAGGTTTAGGATTGGGTTGGGTGCGGCGAGGGGGCTTGCGTGGCTGCACCATGGCTGCCACCCTCCGATCATACAGCAGAACATTTGCTCCAGTGTGATTCTTGTTGACGAGGAGTTCGATGCCCGGTTGATGGACTTTGGGCTCGCAAGGCTCATGGCTTCAGACTCGAATGGTAGTTTTGTGAATGGTGATTTGGGGGAGCTCGGGTACATTGCGCCAGAGTATCCTAGTACACTTGTTGCTTCGTTGAAAGGGGATGTGTATGGGTTTGGTATTTTGCTTTTGGAGTTGGTGACTGGGCGAAAACCTCTTGATGTAAGCAATGGGGAGGCGGAGTTCAAGGGTAGCTTGGTGGATTGGGTGAATATGCATTCTAGTTCTGGCCGAATCAAGGATTGCATTGATAAAGCCATATCCGGAAGGGGACACGATGAGGAGATTCTGCAGTTTCTGAAAACTGCAATGAATTGTGTGGTTTCTCGCCCCAAGGATAGATGGTCTATGTACCAGGTTTATCATTCCATAAAGAGCATATCCAAAGAACAGAGTTTCTTTGAACATGATGATGAATTTCCCTTGATCTTTGGTAAGCCAGAAAACGAGGTTGTGACATAGTTCTTGAGG encodes the following:
- the LOC114399089 gene encoding inactive LRR receptor-like serine/threonine-protein kinase BIR2, yielding MDRSNTFSSSLLLLSLLGFHLFFVSSQVEDDVTCLKGIKETLSDPLNRLSNWRFDNTTVGFICDFVGVSCWNQRENRVIGLDLQDFKLSGKIPEALKYCGKSIQRLDLASNSFSSEIPHEICTWMPFLVSIDLSSNQLSGVIPPTIDNCSYLNELVLSNNQLSGSIPFEFGNLGRLKKFSVANNRLTGTIPAFFNGFDREGFEGNSGLCGGPLGGKCGGISKKNLAIIIAAGVFGAAASLLLAFGLWWWYHLSGKNKKKGYGVGSGGVGGGGGGDWAMRLRGYKLVQVSLFQKPIVKLKLGDLMAATSNFSEENVLFTTRTGATYKADLPDGSALAVKRLSVCRIGEKQFGMEMNRLGQVRHPNLAPLLGYCVVEEEKLLVYKHMSNGTLYSLLHRNGGDALDWLMRFRIGLGAARGLAWLHHGCHPPIIQQNICSSVILVDEEFDARLMDFGLARLMASDSNGSFVNGDLGELGYIAPEYPSTLVASLKGDVYGFGILLLELVTGRKPLDVSNGEAEFKGSLVDWVNMHSSSGRIKDCIDKAISGRGHDEEILQFLKTAMNCVVSRPKDRWSMYQVYHSIKSISKEQSFFEHDDEFPLIFGKPENEVVT